ACTGGTAATCGCTCATCCCAGTCATTATCGTACAGGAGGATTGGAAGGCGTGGTAATACGCCGCGAATCCCCAGAGTGGTGCGAGGCGCGCGCCAAACTGGTCCGGGCCGATTTCACGCAAGCCATCGACACCCACTGGCGCAAGCGGGCAATCGAGTGGAATCGCATTGATCAACCGGTTAGGTTTTCACGATGAATCCGCCGCAATGCATGCTTATCGGAAAACCGGGATTCTCGCTCAACTACCCCACGATGATCCCACCGCCCAAACACACTTTGCTTTCATAAATCACCACGGATTGTCCCGGTGTCACCGCCCATTGATCCTGTGCAAAGTCTACTTGGCAGTGGTTTCTGGTTAATTGCGAGATGGCGCAAGGCGCATCTGTCTGGCGGTAGCGGGTTTTGGCGGCGTAAACCCAATTGCAATGCGGCTGTTTCCCGCTGATCCACGTCAAATCGGTGGCTTTTAGCGATGGACGGAGCAAATCGGGATGATCATGGCCCTGCACTGCAACCAAAATATTCCGCGCCATATCCTTGGCGGATACGAACCACGGTTCATCGCCGCCGTCGCGCGTGCCGCCGATGCCCAATCCCTGGCGTTGTCCGATGGTGTAATACATCAACCCCACGTGCTGACCGATGACCTTGCCGTCCGGTGTTTGAATTTCTCCCGGTTCGTGCGGCAGGTAGCGGTTGAGAAATTCCCGGAAAGGACGCTCGCCGATAAAACAAATGCCGGTGCTGTCTTTTTTGGTGCAATTGGGTAATTTCAATTCACGGGCAATCCGGCGCACCTCGCGCTTATAAAGATGGCCGACCGGAAATAACGTATTAGCCAGTTGCGCTTGATTCAGGCGATACAAAAAATAACTTTGATCTTTGGTGCCGTCTTCACCCTTCAACAACTGAAAGCTGCCATCCACTTCGCGCACTTGGGCGTAATGCCCGGTTGCGATGTAATCCGCGCCCAGTTTGTGCGCATGATCGAGAAAAGCCTTAAACTTGATTTCGGCGTTGCAGAGCACGTCGGGATTCGGTGTTCGCCCCGCCTGATACTCGGCCAGAAAATGGGAAAAAACCCGGTCCTTGTATTCAGCGGAAAAGTTCACCACTTCAATTGGAATTTCGAGAACATCCGCCACCGATACCGCATCGAGAAAATCCTGCCGGGATGAACAATAGTCGTCGGTATCGTCGTCTTCCCAATTTTTCATAAACAGGCCAGTCACCTCATGGCCCTGCTGCTTCAGCAAGTAAGCCGCCACCGACGAATCGACACCGCCCGACATGCCGACAATCACCCGGTATTTTTTCATCGCATCACGGCTCATAGTGTGTCAGCAGCTCCAACGGGTAGCGTTTACCGGCCTGATAGTCGCGAATGCATTGCATGACGAGCGGACTGCGGTGGCGTTGTATCATGTGATTCACTTCCTCGGGGCTAAACCACGCTGCCCGCACGATACCGGTATCCAGCGCGCGGTGAGGGTCGTGATGCGTCACGCGCCCGCCGAACGCAAAACGGATATATGTGGTGTCGACGCGTTGCGAATGCCAGTGATAAATCCCCACCAGAAATTCGGGAACAAAAGTATACGCAGTTTCTTCCAGCGTCTCCCTGATTGCCCCCTGAATAATCGATTCGCCCGGATCCAGATGCCCGGCCGGTTGATTGATAAATAAACCGGAACCGGCTTCCGGTTCCTCTTCGACCAGCAAAAACTTGCTGTCTTGTTCAATAACGGCCGCAACCGTCACATTGGGTTTCCAGATTGTCATTTATTGCTTAAAAATAGGATTGTTGGTGTGCTACCGGCTTGTCCGCCTTGCTTTGAGTCTGTTGTATTATCGCACTGTCGGCCTGAATTCTGTTGCGATCCAGAAAGAATTCTCGCGATCTTCGTTGCTCAAGTCAGACGAACGGAAGAAAATCGCCGCAATACCTTATCCAATTGCGCCACATCAAAGGGTTTACTGAGATGCCCATCCATGCCGGCGGCAAAGCACTCCTGCTTGATATGATCCAATGCGTGCGCGGTCAGCGCAACAATAGGCACAGGGGTTAAGTTTTTTTGCTGCTCCAGCGCGCGTATCCGCCGGGTTGCCTCGAATCCATCCATGACCGGCATATTGCAGTCCATCAAAATCAAGTCAAAAGACTGCGAAATGAAGCTACTGATGGCTTCCGCGCCGTTGCCGGCCATCGTCACTTCACACTGTAAATGTTCCAGCATCGCTTTGCTGACTAATTGATTAACGTCATTATCCTCGACCACCAGAACGCGGGGACGATGGTTTACGCGAGTGTCCGGTTGTGTTTGAGGCAGTTCTGTTGGTTTCGTTGCCGCTTCGACAATTTCGTACCGCAGCGGAATGCGCGCACAGAACGTGGATCCCTTGCCGATTTCGCTCGATACCGTAATCGAACCACCCATCAGCATCAGCAAATTGCGGGTAATGACCAAACCCAAGCCGGTGCCGCGAATATGCTGGGTGGCTTCGCCGACTTGCGAGAATTCCTGGAACAAGCGCGCCTGATTCTCATTGGAAATTCCGATGCCGGTATCCGTCACCGACAGTTCCAGTTCAATTCCGCTGCGGTCGGGAATCTCGATGCAATTTACCGATAAGGTAATTTCTCCTTGTTGGGTAAATTTGAAAGCATTGCCGAGTAAATTAAATAAAATCTGCTTGATCCGGTCAGGGTCGCCGACCAGTTTGCGCGGCAAGCCGCATTCAAAACGCACGGTAAAATTTACCGCGCTTTCCTTTGCTTTCGCACGAAACAGCGAATGCACTTCG
The nucleotide sequence above comes from Gammaproteobacteria bacterium. Encoded proteins:
- the mnmA gene encoding tRNA 2-thiouridine(34) synthase MnmA, translated to MKKYRVIVGMSGGVDSSVAAYLLKQQGHEVTGLFMKNWEDDDTDDYCSSRQDFLDAVSVADVLEIPIEVVNFSAEYKDRVFSHFLAEYQAGRTPNPDVLCNAEIKFKAFLDHAHKLGADYIATGHYAQVREVDGSFQLLKGEDGTKDQSYFLYRLNQAQLANTLFPVGHLYKREVRRIARELKLPNCTKKDSTGICFIGERPFREFLNRYLPHEPGEIQTPDGKVIGQHVGLMYYTIGQRQGLGIGGTRDGGDEPWFVSAKDMARNILVAVQGHDHPDLLRPSLKATDLTWISGKQPHCNWVYAAKTRYRQTDAPCAISQLTRNHCQVDFAQDQWAVTPGQSVVIYESKVCLGGGIIVG
- a CDS encoding NUDIX hydrolase gives rise to the protein MTIWKPNVTVAAVIEQDSKFLLVEEEPEAGSGLFINQPAGHLDPGESIIQGAIRETLEETAYTFVPEFLVGIYHWHSQRVDTTYIRFAFGGRVTHHDPHRALDTGIVRAAWFSPEEVNHMIQRHRSPLVMQCIRDYQAGKRYPLELLTHYEP